Proteins encoded together in one Salarias fasciatus chromosome 17, fSalaFa1.1, whole genome shotgun sequence window:
- the LOC115404198 gene encoding rab GDP dissociation inhibitor beta-like, with the protein MNEEYDVIVLGTGLTECILSGIMSVKGKKVLHMDRNTYYGAESASLTPLEQLYKHFNLSGTPPESLGKGRDWNVDLIPKFLMANGQLVRMLLITQVTRYLDFKVIEGSYVYKGGKIHKVPSTETEALASSLMGIFEKRRFKKFLVYVANFDVDNPKTLEGVDPNKTTMRAIYQKFSLGPEVMDFTGHSLALYRTDDYLDQPCLDAINRIKLYSESLARYGKSPYLYPLYGLGELPQGFARLSAIYGGTYMLNKPIEEIVMENGKVVGVKSEGEIARCKQLICDPSYMMDRCTKAGQVIRVICILSHPIANTGDINSCQIIIPQNQVNRKHDIYVCMISFAHNVAAQGKYIAIVSTTVETDCPEKEIKPALDLLEPIEQKFVSVADQYVPTDTGVDSQVFISRTYDATTHFETTCDDIKDIYRRMTGSDFDFAEMERKKQDIFGDATE; encoded by the exons ATGAATGAAGAATACGACGTGATCGTCCTGGGCACCGGGCTCACG GAATGCATTCTGTCCGGCATCATGTCGGTGAAGGGGAAGAAGGTTCTGCACATGGACCGCAACACCTACTACGGAGCTGAGAGCGCCTCCCTCACACCGCTGGAGCAG CTCTACAAGCACTTCAACCTCTCCGGAACGCCTCCCGAGTCCCTGGGAAAGGGCCGGGACTGGAACGTGGACCTGATCCCCAAATTCCTCATGGCAAACG GCCAGCTCGTCCGTATGCTCCTGATCACACAGGTGACCCGCTACCTGGACTTCAAGGTGATCGAGGGCAGCTACGTGTACAAGGGGGGCAAAATCCACAAAGTCCCCTCCACCGAGACCGAGGCCCTGGCGTCCA GTCTCATGGGGATATTCGAGAAGCGGCGCTTCAAGAAGTTCCTCGTCTACGTCGCCAACTTCGACGTGGACAACCCCAAGACCCTGGAGGGCGTCGACCCCAATAAGACCACCATGAGGGCCATCTACCAGAAGTTCAGCCTGGGCCCAGAGGTCATGGACTTCACCGGACACTCCCTCGCTCTCTACCGCACAGACGA ttACCTGGATCAGCCCTGCCTCGACGCCATCAACAGGATAAAGCTTTACAGCGAGTCGCTGGCCAGATACGGCAAGAGCCCGTACCTGTACCCGCTGTACGGCCTGGGAGAGCTGCCGCAGGGCTTCGCCAG GCTGAGCGCCATCTACGGCGGCACGTACATGCTGAACAAGCCCATCGAGGAGATCGTGATGGAGAACGGGAAGGTGGTGGGAGTCAAGTCCGAAGGCGAG atcgCCAGGTGTAAGCAGCTGATCTGCGACCCCAGCTACATGATGGACCGCTGCACCAAGGCGGGTCAGGTGATCCGAGTCATCTGCATCCTGAGCCACCCCATCGCCAACACGGGCGACATCAACTCCTGCCAGATCATCATCCCCCAGAACCAGGTCAACAGGAAGCACG aTATCTACGTCTGTATGATCTCCTTCGCCCACAACGTGGCGGCGCAGGGGAAATACATCGCCATCGTCAGCACCACGGTGGAGACCGACTGCCCCGAGAAGGAGATCAAGCCGgccctggacctgctggagccCATCGAGCAGAAGTTTGTGAGCGTCGCCGACCAGTACGTCCCCACCGACACGGGCGTGGACAGCCAG gTCTTCATTTCCCGCACCTACGACGCCACGACCCACTTCGAGACCACCTGCGACGACATCAAGGACATCTACCGCCGGATGACGGGCTCGGACTTTGACTTTGCCGAGATGGAGCGGAAGAAGCAGGACATCTTCGGCGACGCCACGGAGTAG